A genomic stretch from Flavobacterium nitratireducens includes:
- a CDS encoding amidase family protein produces MDSQIKKIHQQLVSKQISCTALVQEKLDLLKQNEYNSVNSTLDSMALELAAKVDAKIAKGESIGLLEGIPFGIKDVYMVQGTYTTASSELLKNYKAPYTATAIQKLLDAGAIPLVKENCDSFGHGSSSENTIFGAVKNAINPELVGGGSSGGSAVNVAKEYTVFSIGGDTGGSIRQPAGYNHIYGLKPSYGRISRYGLMAYASSTDCVGPLAKSIEDIRIVLNVMSGKDPKDQTSVASSEITEEALANSSVKTIGYFKNFIDSEAIDAQIKADFLAAIEKIKAKGIEVKELDFFKSDILVSTYYTLAMAETASNLSRLDGTNYGNRIEGENLIDSYAVTRSENFSEETKRRIVGGNQVLSQGFSDEIYLKGLALRDQISENFSKDFEEVDIVLSPVTPSTPPKIGDSLKDPLAMYLSDAYTVGFSLGQLPTLTVPQGTSTGLQITAAKNNDELVMQFANFLKDIL; encoded by the coding sequence ATGGATTCTCAGATAAAAAAAATACACCAACAACTGGTGTCTAAACAAATAAGTTGTACCGCTTTAGTTCAGGAAAAATTAGATTTATTGAAGCAAAATGAATACAATTCAGTAAATAGTACTCTGGATTCCATGGCGCTTGAATTAGCGGCTAAGGTAGATGCTAAGATTGCAAAGGGAGAATCTATCGGCCTGCTTGAAGGTATTCCTTTTGGAATTAAAGATGTGTACATGGTACAAGGAACGTACACGACTGCGAGTTCTGAATTATTAAAAAACTACAAAGCGCCTTATACAGCAACGGCTATCCAAAAATTATTGGATGCGGGAGCTATTCCATTGGTTAAAGAAAACTGTGATAGTTTTGGTCATGGTTCTTCTAGTGAAAATACCATTTTTGGAGCGGTAAAAAATGCAATCAATCCGGAATTAGTGGGTGGAGGTTCAAGTGGAGGTTCTGCAGTGAACGTGGCTAAAGAATATACGGTGTTTTCTATTGGAGGAGATACGGGAGGTTCTATCCGTCAGCCTGCGGGATACAATCATATTTATGGTTTGAAACCTTCTTACGGAAGAATTTCTAGATACGGTTTGATGGCTTATGCTTCTTCTACGGATTGTGTTGGTCCATTGGCTAAATCAATTGAGGATATTCGTATCGTGTTGAACGTAATGAGCGGAAAGGATCCAAAAGATCAAACTTCGGTAGCCTCAAGCGAAATTACGGAAGAAGCTCTTGCTAATTCTTCAGTAAAAACAATTGGGTATTTTAAAAATTTCATCGATAGCGAAGCGATTGATGCACAAATAAAAGCTGATTTCTTAGCTGCTATCGAAAAAATTAAAGCTAAAGGAATTGAAGTAAAAGAATTAGATTTCTTCAAATCGGATATTTTAGTTTCTACTTATTATACCTTGGCAATGGCCGAAACAGCATCAAACTTATCTCGTCTGGACGGAACCAATTATGGAAACCGAATTGAAGGAGAAAATTTGATTGACAGTTATGCGGTTACCCGTTCTGAGAATTTCTCTGAAGAAACCAAACGTAGAATTGTGGGAGGAAACCAAGTGTTATCTCAAGGTTTCTCCGATGAAATCTATTTGAAAGGTTTGGCTTTAAGAGACCAAATTTCTGAAAACTTCAGTAAGGATTTTGAAGAAGTGGATATTGTTTTATCGCCGGTAACACCTAGTACACCACCAAAAATCGGAGATAGTTTAAAAGATCCTTTGGCGATGTATTTATCAGATGCATACACAGTTGGTTTTAGTTTAGGACAATTACCAACTTTAACCGTGCCACAAGGAACAAGTACAGGTCTGCAAATTACAGCAGCAAAGAATAATGATGAATTAGTGATGCAATTTGCTAACTTCTTAAAAGATATTTTATAA
- the gatB/aspS gene encoding bifunctional amidotransferase subunit GatB/aspartate--tRNA ligase AspS → MELEQLTAAIKAHDLELVIGLETHVRLNTKTKLFCSCPNQEIETPNQNICSVCTGQMGVLPAVNKEAVMKAIYFGKAVDSSFSNEVISWDRKHYEYPDNPKNIQITQFHNPIIPDGHVSCYRNDGTQFTVNLTQVHIEEDAAKLMHEKKISLVDFNKAGVPLIEIVTEPCIRNIEDASTYAQYIQRIVQNLGISEANLEKGEFKSDVSVSLRKKHSYDLNPRTEIKNLNSFKFMVEALKEEVEKQFNYYIEHKEFRPDQTTVLWDADLKQTKTMRKKEFEADYRFISEPDLPFVNIKKEVEGIKVDTSALPFAVESILIGGGVLPQDAKFFTADSLRSRTFVAINHEINDPSFVAKTLANNIKAEDYDKINNVQDIIAIFQLFKAEKITAVLVQNALASYLKDAAFDYKKYFEENTISEDKIQEVIAKVIAENEAVANDIKAGDQGKAGILVGKVLGVIGKGANGKVIRQIILDKLGAAAVSEKNEAQEKVAKEAIAEQKESQEEALPEIPIVVKDIYRTHKISQLSEANVGEEVLLSGWVASVRDHGELMFIDLRDSSYEIFQVNISRETFPNIDELVKLKPETVISVKGKVVGRNEDDYNAGLRTGKIELETSELEILNLSKTLPFEIKRAAKTNEATRFQYKFLDHRNDEVRRAIVNRHKVIKLIRDILDAEEFLEIETPILSAGTDEGAREFIVPTRKQAGSFYTLPQAPQQFKQMLMVSGYEKYFQVARCFRDEDSRGDRQPEFTQLDMEMAYASMQQIIDLNTKLFNEVVKKVYGNKWILHPFEVLTYKEAMDYYGCDRPDLRFGLKMQDITEIVKETTFQVFSKPIEEGGIVKCIKVSAQEQGNKRMSKGQIEALTAIAQQHGLGGLAYIIVNEDELQSPIIKFLGEEIAAGIIQATNAQVGDIVFFSAADYATANKALDAVRQEMGRMLHLINAKELRPAWVVDFPMFEKTDEGRWTFTHNPFSMPAIYDLQKHMDGKEEEIGTIIAQQYDIILNGYEIGGGSVRAHKSEILEATYRNMGYNKEEMIKSVGTMYKAFQYGAPPHGGIAWGIDRLMMILEKKASIREVMAFPKTGTSEDLLFGAPSPLSDKKVEEMNVRIINK, encoded by the coding sequence ATGGAATTGGAACAATTAACAGCGGCTATTAAGGCCCACGATTTAGAATTGGTTATCGGACTGGAAACGCACGTTCGATTAAATACCAAAACCAAGTTGTTTTGTTCTTGTCCAAATCAAGAAATTGAAACACCTAACCAAAATATATGTTCGGTTTGTACCGGACAAATGGGAGTTTTACCAGCTGTAAATAAAGAAGCGGTAATGAAGGCTATTTATTTCGGTAAAGCGGTAGATTCTTCTTTTAGTAATGAAGTGATTTCTTGGGATAGAAAGCACTATGAGTATCCAGATAACCCGAAAAATATCCAAATTACGCAGTTTCACAATCCGATTATTCCTGATGGTCACGTTTCATGTTATCGAAATGATGGTACGCAGTTTACTGTAAATTTGACTCAGGTACATATCGAAGAGGATGCTGCGAAATTGATGCACGAAAAGAAAATTTCCTTAGTGGATTTTAATAAAGCAGGAGTTCCGTTGATCGAAATTGTAACGGAGCCTTGTATTCGTAATATCGAAGATGCTTCAACCTATGCGCAATACATTCAGCGTATTGTTCAGAATTTAGGTATTTCTGAAGCTAACTTAGAAAAAGGGGAATTTAAGTCGGATGTATCGGTGTCTTTGCGTAAAAAACATTCATACGATTTGAATCCAAGAACAGAAATCAAAAACTTGAACTCGTTTAAGTTTATGGTGGAAGCTTTGAAAGAAGAGGTAGAGAAACAATTCAATTATTATATTGAGCACAAAGAGTTTCGTCCTGATCAAACTACGGTTTTATGGGATGCCGATTTGAAGCAAACAAAAACCATGCGTAAAAAGGAATTTGAGGCAGATTATCGTTTTATTTCTGAACCGGATTTACCTTTTGTAAACATCAAAAAAGAAGTAGAAGGAATTAAAGTGGATACCTCTGCTTTGCCTTTTGCGGTAGAATCTATTTTGATTGGTGGAGGTGTTTTGCCTCAGGATGCTAAATTCTTCACGGCAGATAGTTTGCGTTCCAGAACTTTTGTGGCAATAAACCATGAAATCAATGATCCTTCGTTTGTGGCTAAAACATTAGCTAATAATATCAAGGCGGAAGATTATGATAAAATCAATAATGTTCAGGATATTATTGCCATTTTTCAGTTGTTTAAAGCAGAGAAAATTACAGCGGTTTTAGTGCAAAATGCATTAGCGAGTTATTTGAAAGACGCTGCTTTTGACTATAAAAAATACTTTGAAGAGAATACTATTTCTGAAGATAAAATTCAAGAAGTAATTGCTAAGGTTATTGCAGAAAATGAAGCTGTTGCAAATGATATTAAGGCTGGTGACCAAGGAAAAGCAGGTATTTTAGTTGGTAAAGTTTTAGGTGTTATTGGTAAAGGTGCCAACGGAAAAGTAATTCGCCAGATTATCTTAGACAAATTAGGTGCTGCAGCGGTTTCGGAGAAAAATGAAGCGCAGGAAAAAGTGGCGAAAGAAGCTATTGCTGAACAAAAAGAAAGTCAGGAAGAAGCATTGCCGGAAATTCCAATCGTTGTAAAAGATATCTATAGAACACATAAGATTTCGCAATTATCTGAAGCGAATGTTGGAGAAGAAGTGTTATTGTCAGGATGGGTAGCGAGTGTGCGTGACCACGGAGAATTGATGTTTATTGATTTACGTGATTCGAGTTATGAAATTTTCCAGGTTAATATCAGTAGAGAAACATTTCCTAATATCGATGAATTAGTAAAATTGAAGCCTGAAACGGTTATTTCTGTAAAAGGAAAGGTTGTTGGGCGTAATGAAGATGATTATAATGCGGGATTGCGTACTGGTAAAATTGAATTAGAAACATCCGAATTAGAGATATTAAACTTGTCAAAAACGTTGCCTTTCGAAATTAAAAGAGCGGCAAAAACCAATGAGGCAACTCGTTTCCAATACAAGTTCTTAGATCACAGAAATGATGAGGTACGTCGTGCGATTGTAAACCGTCATAAAGTGATTAAGTTAATCCGTGATATTCTGGATGCAGAGGAGTTTTTAGAAATTGAAACACCTATTTTGAGTGCAGGAACAGATGAGGGAGCACGTGAATTTATTGTTCCTACTCGTAAACAAGCAGGTTCGTTTTATACCTTACCACAGGCGCCGCAACAGTTTAAACAAATGTTGATGGTAAGTGGTTATGAGAAATATTTCCAAGTAGCGCGTTGTTTTAGAGATGAGGATTCTCGAGGGGATCGTCAGCCTGAGTTTACACAGTTGGATATGGAAATGGCGTATGCGAGCATGCAACAAATTATCGATTTGAATACGAAATTGTTCAATGAAGTAGTAAAAAAAGTATATGGTAACAAATGGATTTTACATCCGTTTGAAGTGCTTACGTATAAAGAAGCGATGGATTATTACGGTTGTGACCGTCCTGATTTGCGTTTTGGATTAAAAATGCAAGACATTACCGAAATTGTAAAAGAAACTACATTCCAAGTTTTCTCTAAACCAATTGAAGAAGGTGGAATTGTAAAATGTATCAAAGTTTCGGCTCAAGAGCAAGGAAACAAGCGTATGTCTAAAGGTCAAATAGAAGCTTTGACGGCTATTGCACAACAACACGGTTTAGGAGGATTAGCATATATCATCGTAAATGAAGACGAATTGCAATCGCCAATTATTAAGTTTTTAGGAGAGGAAATTGCAGCAGGAATCATTCAGGCTACGAATGCTCAGGTGGGTGATATTGTATTCTTCTCGGCGGCTGATTATGCTACGGCAAATAAGGCTTTGGATGCAGTGCGTCAGGAAATGGGTAGAATGCTTCATTTGATTAATGCTAAAGAATTGCGTCCGGCTTGGGTTGTTGATTTCCCTATGTTTGAAAAAACAGATGAAGGTCGATGGACCTTTACACATAATCCATTCTCTATGCCGGCAATTTATGATTTGCAAAAACACATGGATGGTAAGGAAGAAGAAATCGGTACAATCATTGCGCAGCAATACGATATTATCCTGAACGGATACGAAATTGGAGGAGGTTCTGTTCGTGCTCATAAATCGGAAATTTTGGAAGCAACTTATAGAAATATGGGTTACAACAAAGAAGAGATGATTAAGAGTGTAGGAACGATGTATAAGGCTTTCCAGTATGGAGCGCCGCCACATGGAGGAATCGCTTGGGGAATTGATCGTTTAATGATGATTTTAGAGAAAAAAGCCTCTATTCGTGAAGTTATGGCTTTTCCTAAAACAGGAACCAGTGAGGATTTATTATTTGGAGCTCCATCGCCACTTTCTGATAAAAAGGTAGAGGAAATGAATGTGAGGATTATTAATAAATAG